The genome window ATGTCCGTCATATCTTTCTGAAATCTTTTCGGATCATTCTTGATGGCCTGCAGCTTTAATCCCACAAGATCTTCCGGCATCAGCACTCTTATTTTCAAGGAATTATTAAAAATTCCCTTTTCTTGAGCTCTTTTCAGCATTTCAAGACTTGTCTTTCTGAAAGCATGGAGAAAGTCGACTTCCCCAAAGACCGCTAATGGAGAAATATATTGAGAAACATTTTCACTACGGTATCTGCACTCGTACCCGGCTTCCGTCATAATTTTTTCAATCTGTTTAACATCGTCCCGGCTGACTAGAAAATCAATATCAACAGTTGTTCTTCCAACTCCACACAAACCAAGAGCAAATCCGCCCATCAGCGCATAATTTACATTATTTTCGTCAAATTTTTTTAACAGTAATGACAATACTGCTTTGAAATCCATGGTGTTTTGTTTCCTGTTTTTCCGATATATCCATTATATATTCAAAGCAGACAAACCTCGGCCAATACAGATATGCAAGCATCCAGCTCGCGGTTATCAGATTATCTGACAGAGGTTCAATTTCGGGT of Desulfosarcina sp. BuS5 contains these proteins:
- a CDS encoding nucleotidyl transferase AbiEii/AbiGii toxin family protein; this encodes MYRKNRKQNTMDFKAVLSLLLKKFDENNVNYALMGGFALGLCGVGRTTVDIDFLVSRDDVKQIEKIMTEAGYECRYRSENVSQYISPLAVFGEVDFLHAFRKTSLEMLKRAQEKGIFNNSLKIRVLMPEDLVGLKLQAIKNDPKRFQKDMTDIESLLNIYGRELDRSLLKQYFYLFDMQDLYKKLIEEKNG